One genomic segment of Myotis daubentonii chromosome 14, mMyoDau2.1, whole genome shotgun sequence includes these proteins:
- the RHO gene encoding rhodopsin, with product MNGTEGPNFYVPFSNKTGVVRSPFEYPQYYLAEPWQFSMLAAYMFLLIVLGFPINFLTLYVTVQHKKLRTPLNYILLNLAVANLFMVFGGFTTTLYTSMHGYFVFGATGCNLEGFFATLGGEIALWSLVVLAIERYVVVCKPMSNFRFGENHAIMGLAFTWVMALACAAPPLAGWSRYIPEGMQCSCGIDYYTLKPEVNNESFVIYMFVVHFTIPMIVIFFCYGQLVFTVKEAAAQQQESATTQKAEKEVTRMVIIMVVAFLICWLPYASVAFYIFTHQGSNFGPVFMTIPAFFAKSSSIYNPVIYIMMNKQFRNCMLTTLCCGKNPLGDDEASTTASKTETSQVAPA from the exons ATGAACGGCACGGAGGGCCCCAACTTCTATGTGCCCTTCTCCAACAAGACGGGCGTGGTGCGCAGCCCCTTCGAGTACCCGCAGTACTACCTGGCCGAGCCCTGGCAGTTCTCCATGCTGGCTGCCTACATGTTTCTGCTGATCGTGCTCGGGTTCCCCATCAACTTCCTCACGCTCTACGTCACCGTCCAGCACAAGAAGCTGCGCACGCCCCTCAACTACATCCTGCTCAACCTGGCCGTGGCCAACCTCTTCATGGTCTTTGGAGGCTTCACCACCACCCTCTACACCTCCATGCACGGATACTTCGTCTTCGGGGCCACGGGATGCAATCTGGAGGGCTTCTTTGCCACGCTGGGCG GTGAAATCGCCCTGTGGTCCCTGGTGGTCCTGGCCATCGAGCGGTACGTGGTGGTCTGCAAGCCCATGAGCAACTTCCGCTTTGGGGAGAACCACGCCATCATGGGCCTCGCCTTCACGTGGGTCATGGCACTGGCCTGCGCTGCACCCCCACTAGCCGGCTGGTCCAG GTACATCCCAGAGGGCATGCAGTGCTCGTGTGGGATTGACTACTACACGCTCAAACCGGAGGTCAACAACGAGTCCTTCGTCATCTACATGTTCGTGGTCCACTTCACCATCCCCATGATTGTCATCTTCTTCTGCTACGGACAGCTGGTCTTCACAGTGAAGGAG GCGGCTGCCCAGCAGCAGGAGTCAGCCACCACCCAGAAGGCCGAGAAGGAAGTCACGCGCATGGTCATCATCATGGTCGTTGCGTTCCTGATCTGTTGGCTGCCCTACGCCAGCGTGGCATTCTACATCTTTACCCACCAGGGCTCTAACTTTGGCCCTGTCTTCATGACCATCCCGGCATTCTTCGCCAAGTCATCCTCCATCTACAACCCGGTCATCTATATCATGATGAACAAGCAG TTCCGGAACTGCATGCTCACCACCCTCTGCTGTGGCAAGAACCCACTGGGTGATGACGAAGCATCCACCACTGCCTCCAAGACGGAGACCAGCCAGGTGGCACCAGCCTAA